The DNA segment GTGGCCGAGCGGGTGCGCGCCCTGATGGACGTCATGACGCTGGAGGAGAAGGTCGCCCAGCTCTACGGCGTCTGGACGGCGATCTCCGACGGCGAGGAGGTCGCCCCCAACCAGCACGAGTTCGCTGAGCCGCTGCCGCCGTGGGAGGAGCTGACCCGGCCCGGGCTCGGGCAGCTGACCCGGGTGTTCGGCACCGGGCCGGTGGAGCCGGCGATCGGGGCGAAGGTGCTGGCCCAGACCCAGCGCGGCATCGTGGAGAACTCGCGGCTGGGCATCCCGGCGATCGCCCACGAGGAGTGCCTCACCGGCTTCACCGCCTGGGGCGCGACGGTGTTCCCGACGCCGCTGGCCTGGGGCGCCTCGTTCGACCCGGCGACCGTGCGGGCGATGGCCACCGGGATCGGTGAGGTGATGCGCTCGGTCGGCGTCCACCAGGGGCTCTCCCCCGTGCTCGACGTCAGCTTCGACCACCGCTGGGGCCGCACCGAGGAGACCATCGGCGAGGACCCGTACCTGGTCGCCGCGCTCGGCTCGGCCTACACCCGCGGGCTGGAGGACGCCGGCATCGTCGCGACGCTCAAGCACTTCGCCGGCTACTCCGGCTCCGGCGCCGGCCGCAACCACGCACCGGTCCGGCTGGGCCCGCGCGAGTTCGCCGACGTCGTGCTGCCGCCGTTCGAGACCGCACTGCGCGAGGGCGGTGCCCGGTCGGTGATGAACAGCTACGCCGCGGTCGACGGGGTGCCCGCCGGGGCGGACCCCGCGCTGCTGACCGACCTGCTGCGCGGCCGGCTGGGCTTCGACGGCGTCGTGGTCGCCGACTACTTCGCCGTCTCGTTCCTGGAGACGACGCAGGGCGTGGCCGGCTCCCCCGCCGAGGCCGCAGTGGCCGCGCTGACCGCGGGCATCGACGTCGAGCTGCCGACCGTGCGCTGCTACGGCGAGCCGCTGCTGGAGCTGCTGCGCACCGGCGAGGCCTCGGTGGAGCTGGTGGACCGGGCGCTGGAGCGGGTGCTGCGGCAGAAGGTCGAGCTGGGCCTGCTCGACCCCGGCTGGGACGCCGAGCCCGCGGCGTTGCGGTCCGCGGACGAGCTGGACCTCGACCCGCCGGCGATGCGCGAGCTGGCCCGGACCCTCGCCGAGCGGTCGGTCGTGCTGCTCGACGACCGCGCCGGGGTGCTGCCGCTGCAGGAGCCGGCGTCGATCGCCGTCGTCGGCCCGTGCGCGGACGACGTGCTGGCGCTGATGGGCTGCTACGCCTTCCCGAACCACGTCGGCGTGCAGCACCCCGGCATGCCGCTGGGCATCGAGCTGCCGACCCTGCTGGACCGGGTGCGGGCCGAGTTCCCGGCCGCGCAGGTCGGCTACGCGCTCGGCTGCCCGGTGCAGGAGCCGGACACCAGCCACATCGCCGCGGCCGTGTCCGCCGCCGCGGACGCCGACGTCGTGCTGGCCGTGCTCGGCGACCGGGCGGGCCTGTTCGGCCGCGGCACCTCGGGCGAGGGCTGCGACGCCGACGACCTGCGGTTGCCCGGCGCCCAGGCGGAGCTGCTGGACGAGCTGCTCGAGACCGGCAAGCCGGTGGTGGTCGTGCTGCTCACCGGGCGCCCCTACGCGTTGGGCGACGTGGTGGACCGCGCTGCGGCGATCGTGCAGGCCTTCTTCCCGGGCGAGGAGGGTGCAGGCGCGGTCGCCGGCGTGCTCAGCGGCCGGGTGAACCCCTCCGGCCGGCTGCCGGTGCAGGTCGCCCGGACGCCGGGCGGCTCCCCCGCCACGTACCTGAGCCCGACGCTGGGCCGGAAGAGCGGGATCAGCGCGGCCGACCCGACGCCGTGCTTCCCGTTCGGGCACGGGCTGTCCTACACGTCGTTCGAGTGGTCCGACCTCGAGGTGTCCGGCGACGGCGAGTGGGCCTCCGACGGGGCGGTCACCGTCTCGTGCACGGTGCGCAACACCGGGGCGCGCGAGGGTGCCGACGTCGTCCAGCTGTACCTGCACGACCCGGTGGCCAGCGTGGTGCGGCCGGTGCGCCAGCTCGTGGGGTTCGCCCGGGTGCCGCTGGCGGCCGGCGCCGCGGCGCGGGTGACGTTCACCGTGCACGCCGACCGCACCTCGTTCACCGGCCGCGACCTGCAGCGCGTGGTCGAGTGCGGGGACGTCGTCCTGCAGCTGGGGGCCTCGAGCGAGGACCTGCGGCTGGAGGCGCCGCTGCGGCTGACCGGCGGCGACCGGGTCGTCGGCGCGGACCGGGTG comes from the Modestobacter italicus genome and includes:
- a CDS encoding glycoside hydrolase family 3 N-terminal domain-containing protein is translated as MTEAQSPPALDPAAAAVWRDPARPVAERVRALMDVMTLEEKVAQLYGVWTAISDGEEVAPNQHEFAEPLPPWEELTRPGLGQLTRVFGTGPVEPAIGAKVLAQTQRGIVENSRLGIPAIAHEECLTGFTAWGATVFPTPLAWGASFDPATVRAMATGIGEVMRSVGVHQGLSPVLDVSFDHRWGRTEETIGEDPYLVAALGSAYTRGLEDAGIVATLKHFAGYSGSGAGRNHAPVRLGPREFADVVLPPFETALREGGARSVMNSYAAVDGVPAGADPALLTDLLRGRLGFDGVVVADYFAVSFLETTQGVAGSPAEAAVAALTAGIDVELPTVRCYGEPLLELLRTGEASVELVDRALERVLRQKVELGLLDPGWDAEPAALRSADELDLDPPAMRELARTLAERSVVLLDDRAGVLPLQEPASIAVVGPCADDVLALMGCYAFPNHVGVQHPGMPLGIELPTLLDRVRAEFPAAQVGYALGCPVQEPDTSHIAAAVSAAADADVVLAVLGDRAGLFGRGTSGEGCDADDLRLPGAQAELLDELLETGKPVVVVLLTGRPYALGDVVDRAAAIVQAFFPGEEGAGAVAGVLSGRVNPSGRLPVQVARTPGGSPATYLSPTLGRKSGISAADPTPCFPFGHGLSYTSFEWSDLEVSGDGEWASDGAVTVSCTVRNTGAREGADVVQLYLHDPVASVVRPVRQLVGFARVPLAAGAAARVTFTVHADRTSFTGRDLQRVVECGDVVLQLGASSEDLRLEAPLRLTGGDRVVGADRVLTTPVEVTPL